Genomic window (Leisingera methylohalidivorans DSM 14336):
GTCCGCCGCAGCCTGTCTTCCTCGGGAATGACAAACCGCTTTTCAAGCACCCATAGGAAGATAGGGATCAGCGGCAGAGACAGCACCGCATCAAACCACAGCACCAGGCCCGCAAGGATCAGTGCATCGCCAAGATAGATTGGGTTCCGGCTGCGGCTGAAGACCCCGGATTGCACCAGCCGGCTGGGTGTCTGGTGCGGAATGACAGTGGTATTTTGCCGCCGCATTTCAGTAATAGCGAGTATAGCCAGCAACAGGCCGCCGCCGAGCAGAATGCCGCCCAGGAATTCAGCCCAGGCGCCCCCGAAAGAAAGACCGAATGCGGCATGTGCGGACTGCAGCCAGGCCGCCAGAACAAACCCCGCCAGCCAGACGGGCGGCACATCCAGCCAACGCATCACGCCCCGCCCGCTTGCAGAATATGTCCTGAAATCATGCACATTGCGGGCAATCTTTCCTTATC
Coding sequences:
- a CDS encoding methyltransferase family protein; translation: MRWLDVPPVWLAGFVLAAWLQSAHAAFGLSFGGAWAEFLGGILLGGGLLLAILAITEMRRQNTTVIPHQTPSRLVQSGVFSRSRNPIYLGDALILAGLVLWFDAVLSLPLIPIFLWVLEKRFVIPEEDRLRRTFRADWARYGKKVRRWI